In the Chryseobacterium sp. MYb264 genome, one interval contains:
- a CDS encoding energy transducer TonB, with product MLTSEFKKKFDAEANTFSKTLIREDFVLFMKKMDSIENVALIGALLKVKNLEDLKMISLKNEKKDSSDHLTKTPADIQKNADYPGGINALRKEVSDLFYSPGVYSENKLIKTNVAFIVEKDGSISNVRAQGENFTFNRQAEIAMYSVSEKFSPAVVNGKSVRYRFSLPLTMNIDR from the coding sequence ATGCTCACCAGTGAATTTAAAAAGAAATTCGATGCAGAAGCGAATACATTCAGCAAAACATTAATCAGAGAGGATTTCGTTCTTTTCATGAAGAAAATGGACAGCATTGAAAATGTAGCCCTGATTGGGGCTTTATTGAAAGTTAAAAATCTGGAAGATCTCAAAATGATCAGTCTGAAAAATGAAAAAAAAGATTCTTCTGATCATTTGACGAAAACACCTGCGGACATTCAGAAAAACGCAGATTATCCGGGTGGAATTAATGCATTGAGGAAAGAGGTTTCAGATCTCTTCTATTCTCCCGGAGTATATTCTGAAAACAAACTGATCAAAACCAACGTAGCCTTTATCGTTGAAAAAGATGGCAGCATCAGTAACGTCCGTGCGCAGGGAGAAAATTTCACCTTCAACAGACAGGCAGAAATTGCGATGTATTCTGTTTCAGAGAAATTCAGTCCGGCAGTTGTTAATGGTAAATCGGTACGGTACCGTTTCAGCCTTCCTTTAACTATGAATATCGACAGATAA
- a CDS encoding DUF6909 family protein, with protein sequence MTNSRARETTEAIERLYISMRHLFYRGFFKPSGVSGESIRSLLKTINPEIYGTMSIPSKLELDGLMYVLDRLPEGIEECAFIHLTSDEGFDKGSFEPIVPKKRRRNCYRIDEHQMNIEVLLGRSEIYDILTHLTFLFIEADKIRNLAFIQDENWKPTRAFKIIEEVVKGEKKFSRKEKEVALIHLSSLIGRTFEETLNAYNTFGDDTNPDRLFKIIYNLGKVSLEDAKQTREREIHFSAILKERVGHHYFGEKWADKVKEVLFENNLHMRPLHIISANMHSVKNMLYANDALKKKDNKEVDYKLYGEISDKKELRDKVSKYALEEGMLYINDKSGSNIDVQIIDLSKTNLKNTPFHDIKFGGDDVIMVFDYAFGEQAYEVMDELLRPYEHKGEVYMMKVKSVSIMGKAGILEGGKGDIMIPTSHIFEGTADNYPFENALKKEDFHDDELKAFEGPMITVLGTSLQNRDILSYFMNTSWKAIGLEMEGAHYQKAIQVASKIRHHISPDLFVMYAYYASDNPLETGSTLSSGGLGLTGVKPTYLITLRILEKILQSGKKEVAAKK encoded by the coding sequence ATGACAAATTCTAGAGCAAGAGAAACTACCGAGGCCATTGAAAGACTATACATATCTATGAGACACCTGTTTTATAGAGGTTTTTTCAAGCCGAGCGGAGTTTCTGGAGAAAGCATTAGAAGTTTGTTGAAGACGATCAATCCGGAAATTTACGGTACCATGAGCATTCCAAGCAAATTGGAATTGGATGGTTTGATGTATGTTTTAGACAGACTTCCAGAAGGTATTGAAGAATGTGCTTTCATTCATTTAACTTCAGACGAAGGTTTTGATAAAGGAAGTTTCGAACCGATCGTTCCTAAAAAGAGAAGAAGAAACTGTTACAGAATCGACGAACACCAGATGAATATCGAAGTTCTTTTGGGGCGTTCTGAGATCTATGATATTCTTACCCACTTAACATTCTTATTTATAGAAGCAGATAAAATCAGGAATTTAGCTTTCATTCAGGATGAAAACTGGAAGCCGACACGTGCTTTTAAAATTATCGAAGAAGTTGTAAAAGGCGAAAAGAAATTCAGCAGAAAAGAAAAAGAAGTTGCTTTAATTCATTTATCTTCTTTAATAGGAAGAACTTTTGAAGAAACCTTAAACGCTTACAATACTTTCGGAGACGATACAAATCCTGACCGTTTATTTAAGATTATCTACAACTTAGGAAAAGTAAGTTTGGAAGATGCAAAACAGACGAGAGAAAGAGAGATTCATTTCAGTGCTATTTTAAAGGAAAGAGTGGGTCACCATTATTTCGGTGAAAAATGGGCAGATAAAGTGAAAGAGGTTTTATTTGAAAATAATCTTCACATGCGTCCGTTACACATTATTTCTGCCAATATGCATTCCGTGAAAAATATGCTGTACGCCAACGATGCATTAAAGAAAAAAGACAACAAAGAAGTTGATTATAAGCTTTACGGAGAAATTTCTGATAAAAAAGAGCTTCGCGATAAAGTTTCAAAATATGCTTTGGAGGAAGGTATGCTTTATATTAATGATAAGAGCGGAAGTAATATTGATGTTCAGATTATTGATTTAAGCAAAACAAACCTTAAAAACACGCCTTTCCACGATATTAAGTTTGGTGGCGATGATGTAATTATGGTTTTTGATTACGCTTTCGGAGAACAGGCTTATGAGGTGATGGACGAATTATTAAGGCCTTACGAGCATAAAGGAGAAGTTTACATGATGAAAGTGAAATCTGTTTCCATCATGGGGAAAGCCGGAATTCTGGAAGGTGGAAAAGGTGATATTATGATCCCTACTTCACATATTTTTGAAGGAACGGCCGATAATTATCCTTTTGAAAACGCGTTGAAAAAAGAAGATTTCCATGATGATGAACTGAAAGCTTTTGAAGGTCCGATGATTACCGTTTTGGGAACTTCACTTCAAAACAGAGATATTCTTTCTTATTTCATGAATACTTCGTGGAAAGCAATCGGACTTGAAATGGAAGGTGCACATTACCAAAAAGCAATTCAGGTGGCGTCTAAAATCAGACATCATATTTCACCGGATCTGTTTGTAATGTATGCGTATTACGCTTCGGATAATCCTTTGGAAACAGGAAGCACACTTTCTTCAGGAGGTTTGGGATTAACAGGTGTAAAACCAACCTATCTGATTACGCTAAGAATCTTAGAAAAGATTTTACAAAGCGGAAAAAAAGAAGTTGCCGCTAAGAAATAA
- a CDS encoding M1 family metallopeptidase, with the protein MKKSVAILFAFIISQFQAQQGPYYQQSAKYKMDIDVNAEKFTYQGNQTLEYTNNSPDELNVVYFHLYWNAFKPNSMMDQRVASQGKNGDSRLQKDGISRLASIPKDQEGAQNIHWIKQNGKDLKFEVQETIMKVYLAEPIKPNSTTTFTMDWDAVIPQQIRRSGRNNREGVDMTMTQWYPKIAEYDYDGWATFDYMGREFHAPFSDFDVTIKINKDYVVGAGGILENPTEVKGYDANAKIKAEKNKKATWKWTAKNILDFAWSADRDYIVKSFDVPQGPKVFFVYQQNDKTKVWEEAQSYVTKYFQIMNSHFGKYVYPTYAFIQGGDGGMEYGMCTMILGEAKNIKDLMGLMAHEGSHSWYQQMLATNESMRPWMDEGFTSYAEGYVMYQLFPEQLPNPFMERLNAYRSFIKKGIEEPAVWLGDHHDNGTSYTYASYVKGELYLVQLGYIMGEQNLAETLKQYYDQWAMKHPSDRDFLHIAQKVSGMDLKWFQNYWINTTKTIDYGIKDVKYDAKSTTITLINKGQVPMPIDFSIMTTDKKIVTYQIPLNMTHTWKEKDAYGEFKTMPYWPWTQKEYTVTVPYTKSQLSVLGIDFSQRLADVNMEDNFVEVK; encoded by the coding sequence ATGAAAAAATCGGTTGCAATCCTGTTTGCGTTTATAATTTCTCAGTTTCAGGCTCAGCAGGGCCCTTATTATCAGCAGAGTGCGAAGTACAAGATGGATATTGATGTGAACGCTGAAAAATTTACTTATCAAGGAAATCAGACTTTAGAATACACCAACAATTCTCCGGACGAGCTCAATGTTGTTTATTTCCATTTGTATTGGAATGCCTTTAAACCCAACTCGATGATGGATCAAAGAGTGGCCAGTCAGGGAAAAAATGGGGATTCGAGATTGCAAAAAGATGGAATTTCAAGATTGGCTTCTATTCCGAAAGATCAGGAAGGAGCACAAAATATTCACTGGATCAAACAAAACGGCAAAGACCTGAAATTTGAAGTTCAGGAAACCATCATGAAAGTGTATTTGGCGGAACCTATCAAGCCAAATTCAACCACTACTTTCACGATGGATTGGGATGCGGTGATTCCTCAACAAATCCGTAGAAGCGGAAGAAATAACAGAGAAGGCGTTGATATGACGATGACGCAATGGTATCCGAAAATTGCAGAATACGATTACGATGGCTGGGCGACTTTCGATTATATGGGAAGAGAGTTCCATGCTCCGTTTTCAGATTTTGATGTGACGATAAAAATCAATAAAGATTATGTTGTGGGAGCTGGAGGAATTCTTGAAAATCCTACAGAAGTAAAAGGTTACGATGCGAATGCAAAGATCAAAGCCGAAAAAAATAAAAAAGCGACATGGAAATGGACTGCGAAAAATATTCTTGATTTCGCTTGGAGTGCCGACAGAGATTATATCGTAAAAAGTTTTGATGTTCCACAGGGTCCGAAAGTATTCTTTGTGTATCAACAAAATGATAAAACAAAAGTTTGGGAGGAAGCTCAATCTTATGTAACGAAATATTTCCAGATCATGAATTCTCATTTCGGGAAATATGTGTACCCAACGTACGCATTTATCCAAGGTGGAGACGGCGGAATGGAGTACGGAATGTGTACCATGATCCTTGGAGAAGCTAAAAATATTAAAGATTTAATGGGATTGATGGCTCATGAAGGTTCTCACTCCTGGTATCAGCAAATGCTGGCAACCAACGAATCGATGCGCCCGTGGATGGATGAAGGCTTTACGAGCTATGCGGAAGGATATGTAATGTATCAGCTGTTTCCTGAACAACTGCCGAATCCGTTTATGGAAAGATTAAATGCTTACAGAAGTTTCATCAAAAAAGGAATTGAAGAACCGGCTGTTTGGTTAGGCGATCACCACGACAACGGAACGTCTTATACGTATGCTTCTTATGTGAAAGGGGAATTGTATTTGGTACAGTTGGGTTATATTATGGGTGAGCAGAATTTGGCTGAAACATTAAAACAATATTACGATCAGTGGGCAATGAAACACCCGTCTGACAGAGACTTTTTACATATCGCTCAGAAGGTTTCGGGGATGGATTTGAAATGGTTCCAAAACTATTGGATCAACACCACAAAAACCATTGATTATGGCATTAAAGATGTGAAATACGATGCAAAATCTACGACGATTACTTTGATTAATAAAGGTCAGGTTCCGATGCCGATTGATTTCAGTATTATGACTACCGATAAGAAAATTGTGACGTATCAGATTCCTTTAAATATGACACATACTTGGAAAGAAAAAGATGCGTATGGTGAGTTTAAAACCATGCCGTACTGGCCTTGGACTCAAAAGGAATATACGGTAACGGTTCCTTATACAAAATCTCAGTTATCTGTTTTAGGTATTGATTTCAGCCAACGATTGGCAGATGTGAATATGGAAGATAATTTTGTTGAAGTGAAGTAA
- a CDS encoding GNAT family N-acetyltransferase translates to MQNFPTIKTERLILSELKEDDLPLVIEYMQDKEYSDYTSTIPYPYRKEDGDFWLKLVREAFTSKKGYTFAIRDASGKMIGAIGLHDEGHDKAEMGYWMAKTFWNKGYVTEAARAVVDFGFNELNFNKIFAIHFPHNPASGKIMQKIGMEQEAILKQHLKKDGKYYDIPMYSIFKNKD, encoded by the coding sequence ATGCAAAATTTCCCCACAATAAAAACCGAAAGATTGATTCTTTCTGAATTAAAAGAAGACGATCTTCCGTTGGTTATAGAATATATGCAGGATAAAGAATATTCTGATTATACATCTACAATCCCTTATCCTTACCGAAAAGAAGATGGTGATTTCTGGCTGAAACTGGTGAGAGAAGCGTTCACCTCTAAGAAAGGGTATACTTTCGCGATCCGCGATGCATCCGGAAAAATGATCGGAGCGATTGGTCTGCACGATGAAGGTCATGATAAAGCAGAAATGGGGTACTGGATGGCAAAAACTTTCTGGAATAAAGGATATGTGACAGAAGCTGCCAGAGCTGTTGTCGATTTTGGATTTAATGAATTGAACTTTAACAAGATCTTTGCGATTCATTTTCCTCATAACCCGGCTTCCGGAAAGATCATGCAGAAAATAGGAATGGAGCAGGAAGCTATTTTAAAACAACATCTGAAGAAAGACGGGAAATATTACGATATCCCGATGTATTCTATTTTTAAAAATAAGGATTGA
- a CDS encoding glutamine synthetase III family protein — MSTLRFKALETLPFKDFRRDNSVEVPVKLSELFCQNVFSEETMREYLTKEAFQSIMDAVKKGTKIQRHIADQVAVAMKDWAMSKGVTHYTHWFQPLTGTTAEKHDSFFTPIEGGRAIERFSGNLLIQQEPDASSFPNGGIRNTFEARGYTAWDPTSPAFIMGTTLCIPSIFISYTGETLDYKAPLLRALNAVDEAATNVMQYFDKNVTKVTPTLGWEQEYFLVDSALFQSRPDLVLTGKTLLGHSPAKGQQLDDHYFGSIPTRVMNFMKELEIECMKLGIPVTTRHNEVAPNQFELAPMFEEVNVAVDHNSLLMDVMARIAHRHHFHILFHEKPFAGVNGSGKHNNWSLATDTGENLLSPGKNPKKNLQFLTFFVNTIKAVYEYADLLRASIASASNDHRLGANEAPPAIISVFIGSQLFRVLEELEKVTEGKLSPDEKTDLKLNVVGKIPEILLDNTDRNRTSPFAFTGNKFEIRAVGSAANCAESMTVMNTIAAKQLNDFKKEVDALIETGLKKDEAIFNILREYIKQCKNIMFEGDGYSDDWAKEAEKRGLNNWKTTPEALKQEMNQKFLDLYEEIGVFNHREVEARNEIKLEKYSTVIDIEARVLSDIARNHIIPSALKYQNRLIENVKGLKEIFGDKEFKTLAKEQMSLITSISENVSSIKLGVEDLIEAREAAKAVTESQTQAEEYCNKVKPLFDVIREASDALEMMVDDELWPMTKYREMLFTK; from the coding sequence ATGTCAACTTTAAGATTCAAAGCGTTAGAAACTTTACCGTTTAAGGACTTTAGAAGAGATAACTCTGTAGAAGTTCCTGTAAAATTGTCAGAACTATTCTGCCAGAATGTTTTCTCAGAAGAAACAATGAGAGAATATTTAACGAAAGAAGCATTCCAGTCTATTATGGATGCGGTAAAAAAAGGAACTAAAATCCAAAGACACATTGCAGATCAGGTAGCCGTAGCTATGAAAGACTGGGCAATGAGCAAAGGAGTGACTCACTACACCCACTGGTTTCAGCCTTTGACGGGGACAACTGCAGAAAAGCACGATTCGTTCTTCACACCCATTGAAGGAGGTAGAGCAATCGAAAGATTCAGCGGAAACTTATTGATTCAGCAGGAGCCTGATGCTTCTTCTTTTCCGAACGGAGGGATCAGAAACACTTTCGAAGCAAGAGGTTATACAGCATGGGATCCTACATCTCCCGCTTTCATTATGGGAACTACATTGTGTATTCCTTCCATTTTCATCTCTTACACCGGAGAAACTTTAGATTATAAAGCACCTCTTTTAAGAGCATTGAATGCGGTAGACGAAGCTGCAACCAACGTAATGCAGTATTTCGACAAAAACGTAACAAAAGTAACTCCTACTTTAGGTTGGGAGCAAGAATATTTCCTGGTTGATTCTGCATTGTTTCAGTCTCGTCCGGATTTAGTTTTAACGGGTAAAACTTTATTAGGACATTCTCCAGCAAAAGGGCAGCAATTGGACGACCACTATTTCGGTTCAATTCCTACAAGAGTCATGAATTTCATGAAAGAGTTGGAAATCGAATGCATGAAATTGGGTATTCCTGTAACGACAAGACACAATGAAGTGGCTCCAAACCAATTTGAGCTGGCTCCAATGTTTGAAGAAGTAAACGTTGCAGTAGACCACAACTCTTTGTTGATGGATGTTATGGCAAGAATCGCTCACAGACACCATTTCCACATTTTATTCCACGAAAAACCATTCGCAGGCGTAAACGGAAGCGGAAAGCACAACAACTGGTCTTTAGCGACTGACACAGGTGAAAACCTGTTAAGCCCAGGAAAAAACCCTAAGAAAAACTTACAGTTCTTAACATTCTTCGTTAACACGATTAAAGCGGTTTATGAATACGCTGACCTTTTAAGAGCAAGTATCGCGTCTGCAAGTAACGACCATAGATTAGGTGCCAACGAAGCTCCACCGGCCATTATTTCTGTATTTATCGGAAGTCAGTTATTCAGAGTTTTGGAAGAGCTTGAAAAAGTAACGGAAGGAAAACTTTCTCCAGACGAAAAAACAGACCTTAAACTAAATGTAGTTGGAAAAATTCCTGAAATTTTGTTGGATAATACTGACAGAAACAGAACTTCTCCATTTGCATTTACAGGAAATAAATTCGAGATCAGAGCGGTAGGTTCTGCAGCAAACTGTGCTGAATCTATGACGGTAATGAATACGATTGCTGCAAAACAATTAAACGATTTCAAAAAAGAGGTGGATGCTTTAATTGAAACTGGTCTTAAGAAAGATGAAGCCATCTTCAATATTTTAAGAGAATACATCAAGCAGTGTAAAAACATTATGTTTGAAGGTGACGGATATTCTGATGACTGGGCTAAAGAAGCTGAAAAGAGAGGTTTGAACAACTGGAAAACAACTCCTGAAGCATTAAAGCAGGAAATGAACCAGAAATTCCTTGACTTATATGAAGAAATCGGAGTTTTTAACCATAGAGAAGTTGAAGCTAGAAACGAGATCAAACTAGAAAAATATTCTACAGTTATTGATATTGAAGCAAGAGTTTTAAGTGATATCGCTAGAAACCACATTATTCCTTCTGCTTTAAAATATCAAAACAGATTAATTGAGAACGTAAAAGGTCTTAAAGAGATCTTCGGAGATAAAGAATTCAAAACATTAGCGAAAGAGCAAATGAGTTTGATTACAAGCATCTCTGAAAACGTTTCTTCAATTAAATTAGGTGTTGAAGACTTAATTGAAGCAAGAGAAGCCGCAAAAGCGGTAACAGAAAGTCAGACGCAGGCAGAAGAATACTGTAACAAAGTAAAACCTTTATTTGATGTGATCAGAGAAGCTTCTGATGCATTGGAAATGATGGTGGATGATGAACTTTGGCCAATGACGAAATATAGAGAAATGTTATTTACAAAGTAA
- a CDS encoding SMI1/KNR4 family protein: MEINYLKTMKSNPVIVGAKNEGIIESQIIKMEQFSKNRFPNSYREFLFLGGKNNNIFQSSSSSSFNTFKNLRECVENVLTEDNYKIEKDFWVISALDGGEQFHFFFYDEGENPPVYYYCSYLDEWENERGEGVPGFKKINNTFSEFVEKKIKALKS; encoded by the coding sequence ATGGAAATTAATTATTTAAAAACAATGAAATCCAACCCCGTTATCGTTGGAGCAAAAAATGAAGGAATTATTGAATCTCAGATCATAAAAATGGAGCAGTTTTCAAAAAACAGATTTCCAAATTCCTATCGTGAATTTCTATTTTTAGGAGGTAAAAACAATAATATTTTTCAGTCTTCAAGTTCTTCAAGTTTTAATACGTTTAAGAATCTTAGAGAATGCGTAGAAAATGTATTGACTGAAGATAATTACAAAATAGAAAAAGATTTTTGGGTAATATCTGCTTTAGATGGTGGAGAACAATTTCACTTCTTTTTTTATGATGAGGGAGAAAATCCTCCCGTTTATTACTATTGCTCATATCTAGATGAATGGGAAAATGAAAGAGGAGAAGGTGTGCCTGGGTTTAAAAAAATAAATAATACTTTTTCTGAATTCGTAGAAAAAAAAATTAAAGCCCTAAAATCTTAA
- a CDS encoding helix-turn-helix transcriptional regulator — MKKDFYLTRYALIIKRLENSPATYSQLEDYLLNSFEFQDANIKSYSIRTLQRDIREISDLFNLSIHNKKKGDNRYYIESRPTMEEEEYNQKLLESFQVSNALNNHPDFSKYIFFESRKPTGAENFYDLFFALRNKRVVSFEHYNYKNKQMTSRKVHPLALKESKDRWYLIAIDTKDQVLKSFGLDRINYLDVHKTKFKEKYRYNFREHFKNAFGVMNLAEQNPQKIVMKCTKHQGEYIKSFPLHQSQKEIKETQTETFFEFFLHPTYDFMQEILSYGKEVQVLEPKVLVDDIRTHLQESLNNYLEQ, encoded by the coding sequence ATGAAAAAAGATTTTTACCTGACAAGATACGCTTTAATTATAAAAAGATTAGAAAATTCCCCGGCTACCTATTCGCAGCTGGAGGATTATCTGCTCAATTCTTTCGAATTTCAGGATGCGAATATCAAAAGCTACTCCATTCGTACATTGCAAAGGGATATTCGCGAGATCTCTGATCTCTTCAACCTTTCCATTCACAACAAGAAAAAGGGCGATAACCGGTATTATATTGAGAGCCGCCCCACGATGGAAGAAGAAGAATACAACCAAAAACTCCTGGAATCTTTTCAGGTAAGCAACGCACTGAACAACCATCCTGATTTTTCCAAGTACATCTTTTTTGAAAGCCGAAAACCTACCGGCGCTGAAAATTTTTATGACCTTTTCTTTGCCCTTCGCAATAAAAGAGTGGTAAGTTTTGAACACTATAATTATAAAAATAAACAGATGACTTCACGAAAAGTTCATCCGTTGGCCTTAAAAGAATCCAAAGACAGATGGTATCTTATCGCGATTGACACCAAAGATCAAGTCTTAAAGTCTTTTGGTTTAGACCGAATTAATTATCTGGATGTTCACAAAACTAAGTTTAAGGAAAAATACCGTTATAACTTCAGAGAACATTTTAAAAATGCATTCGGAGTGATGAATCTTGCAGAACAAAATCCTCAAAAAATTGTGATGAAATGTACTAAGCATCAGGGAGAATATATTAAAAGCTTTCCGCTTCATCAGTCTCAAAAAGAAATAAAAGAAACCCAGACTGAGACTTTTTTCGAGTTTTTTCTACATCCGACCTATGACTTTATGCAGGAAATTTTATCTTACGGAAAAGAAGTTCAGGTTTTGGAACCTAAAGTTTTAGTTGATGATATCCGAACGCATTTACAGGAATCACTGAACAATTATCTTGAGCAATAA
- a CDS encoding C40 family peptidase — protein sequence MKKRVLFYLVALVTTVSMQSCATNYVVSKPATYTKEYKTDAKLASLDTKKAELDKQRLIDSFLAEKAASIANAKNAVKNSEIAKVIRHNKTVDNILTEAATYLGTPYRYGGMTRNGIDCSAFVLSVFGAAAGLSLPRVAASQAQEGEKIEKSELQKGDLIFFSHGRRISHVGIVESVEEDGEVKFIHAATSKGVMVSSLNDSYWGPKYRFGKRVINENGESLNNLATTTPASNGTNF from the coding sequence ATGAAGAAAAGAGTTTTGTTTTATTTAGTTGCTTTAGTTACTACAGTGTCTATGCAATCGTGTGCTACTAATTATGTAGTTTCAAAACCAGCAACTTACACAAAAGAATACAAAACAGATGCCAAACTCGCCTCTCTTGATACAAAGAAAGCTGAGCTTGATAAGCAGAGACTAATTGATTCTTTCCTTGCTGAAAAAGCAGCATCTATCGCTAACGCGAAAAACGCAGTTAAAAATTCTGAGATTGCGAAAGTAATCAGACATAATAAAACAGTTGACAACATCCTTACGGAAGCAGCAACATACCTTGGAACTCCTTACAGATATGGAGGAATGACAAGAAACGGTATCGATTGTTCAGCTTTCGTTCTTTCTGTTTTCGGTGCAGCAGCAGGGCTTAGCTTACCAAGAGTAGCCGCTTCTCAGGCTCAGGAAGGTGAAAAGATTGAAAAATCTGAACTTCAGAAAGGAGATTTGATCTTCTTTTCTCACGGCAGAAGAATTTCTCACGTAGGAATTGTAGAAAGCGTAGAAGAAGATGGAGAAGTGAAGTTTATTCACGCAGCCACGTCGAAAGGAGTAATGGTTTCTTCACTGAATGATTCTTATTGGGGACCAAAATACAGATTCGGAAAAAGAGTGATTAATGAAAACGGTGAATCTTTAAATAACCTGGCCACTACCACTCCAGCATCAAACGGAACAAATTTTTAA
- a CDS encoding nucleoside deaminase, producing the protein MFTDEYFMKMALQEAEIALEKDEVPIGCVIVSNNRVIARSHNLTEALHDVTAHAEMQAITSAANFLGGKYLINCTLYVTMEPCVMCSGALSWSQITKVVIGARDEQRGFINKNLSLHPKTEIVTGILESECSSIVKEFFRSKR; encoded by the coding sequence ATGTTTACCGACGAGTATTTTATGAAAATGGCTTTGCAGGAAGCCGAAATTGCTTTGGAAAAAGATGAAGTTCCCATCGGATGCGTGATAGTTTCCAATAACCGAGTAATTGCGAGATCACACAATCTCACCGAAGCTTTACATGATGTTACCGCTCATGCCGAAATGCAGGCGATTACTTCCGCAGCGAACTTTCTGGGCGGAAAATACCTTATCAACTGTACCCTATATGTTACGATGGAGCCTTGCGTCATGTGTTCGGGAGCGCTTTCTTGGTCACAAATTACCAAGGTGGTGATTGGCGCGCGAGACGAGCAGCGAGGATTCATCAACAAAAATTTATCCCTTCATCCCAAAACAGAGATTGTTACAGGAATTTTAGAAAGCGAATGCTCTTCTATTGTGAAAGAGTTTTTTAGATCGAAAAGATAA
- a CDS encoding type III pantothenate kinase — MNSIVINVGNSNIRFGLFDDDNCDVSWVINTKPYRTADELYVQMLMLYQTYKIEPREIDKVIIGSVVPQLTKVISAAIRKIHDVAPVIVDSTTPSVVQAKSKSRGTDIFANLVAAHMLYPGKKKIVLDFGTALTASCISETGESLGVIIAPGIITALNSLISHTAQLPEIELKKPKTVLGLDTVSCMQSGMVYGFLGMVEGFIDRINDEVNDDCFVIATGGVSHVYKPLTDKIHIMDRLHTLKGLYFLGKDL; from the coding sequence ATGAATTCAATCGTAATCAACGTAGGAAACAGCAATATCAGATTTGGACTTTTTGATGATGATAATTGTGATGTTTCGTGGGTCATCAATACAAAACCTTACCGCACGGCAGACGAACTGTATGTACAGATGCTGATGTTGTATCAGACGTATAAAATTGAACCCAGGGAGATCGATAAAGTCATTATCGGTTCTGTAGTCCCTCAGCTTACCAAGGTAATCAGTGCTGCCATCAGGAAAATTCATGATGTTGCTCCGGTTATCGTAGACAGTACAACGCCGTCTGTGGTACAGGCAAAATCGAAGTCGAGAGGAACGGATATTTTCGCCAATCTGGTAGCGGCGCATATGCTGTATCCCGGAAAAAAGAAAATTGTTTTGGATTTCGGAACGGCACTTACGGCAAGCTGTATCTCGGAAACGGGAGAATCTTTGGGGGTAATTATTGCTCCGGGAATTATCACCGCTTTAAATTCGTTAATCAGCCACACTGCACAGCTGCCCGAAATTGAGTTGAAAAAGCCGAAAACAGTTCTTGGTCTGGATACTGTAAGCTGCATGCAAAGCGGTATGGTATACGGATTTTTGGGGATGGTAGAAGGGTTTATCGACCGAATTAATGATGAGGTAAATGACGACTGCTTCGTGATTGCGACGGGAGGTGTCTCTCATGTTTATAAGCCATTGACAGATAAAATCCATATTATGGACAGGCTTCATACTTTAAAAGGACTGTACTTTTTAGGAAAAGATTTATAA